From one Paenibacillus terrae HPL-003 genomic stretch:
- a CDS encoding spore maturation protein, translating into MLYFINLVSTWAIPVILAFIPLYAYTKKVPVYDSFVDGAKDGFSTAISIIPHLVGMMVAISIFRASGALDYLISWVTPWIKNWGVPGEVLPLGLLRPLTGTGSLAFTTDLIRTYGPDSMIGRIASTIQGSTDTTLYVLTVYFGAVGIRNGRYALKVGLFSDVVGFVAAIAICLLVF; encoded by the coding sequence ATGCTTTATTTCATTAACCTCGTTTCGACGTGGGCCATACCGGTTATTCTTGCTTTTATACCTTTATATGCTTATACCAAAAAGGTACCGGTCTACGATTCCTTTGTGGATGGAGCCAAAGACGGCTTCTCTACGGCCATCAGTATCATTCCTCATCTCGTAGGCATGATGGTGGCTATCAGTATTTTTCGAGCGTCCGGCGCTCTGGATTATTTGATATCCTGGGTAACGCCATGGATCAAAAACTGGGGCGTACCCGGTGAGGTACTGCCATTAGGACTGTTGCGCCCGTTGACGGGCACCGGCTCGCTTGCATTTACGACGGATCTGATCCGCACGTATGGCCCGGATTCCATGATCGGTCGTATTGCTTCGACGATTCAGGGCAGTACAGATACGACACTCTATGTGCTGACTGTATATTTTGGCGCAGTAGGTATCCGAAATGGACGTTATGCCTTGAAAGTGGGACTGTTTTCAGACGTGGTTGGTTTTGTGGCAGCGATTGCGATTTGCCTGCTTGTATTTTGA